The DNA window TGGCGGCCGAGGCAGCGACTCCCAAAGATTGTCTAGGATACAGACCTTCACTTCGGCCTGCGTCGTAGAGTTTTGAGTCCAATTCTCCATCGCCTTTAGCAACTCCTGCAATGACTTGAGCAGCGCCTTGCTCGCCTGTTTGAGCCTTTCACGGTCGGCCTTGGTGACGTCCTCCCTGAAGATCATTTGAAAGAGGACATACTCGTCCTGGCTCAACCCTTCTTCCGCTGCCTGCTTCTCCTCGGCGTCGAGACTGGTCGCGAGCGCAAATAATTCTGCAAAGGTCGCCTCGACAGTCGCCCGGTCTTTTTCGCGGTTATAGTCGGCAATAATGGCTTGGTACTTCTTGTAATAATCCATGTGCATGGGATTCCAAGCAAGCATTTGGGCCAGCTTCTGCTCCACGACCTCTCGAATGTCTTGGAGCGCAGCATGTTTCCGGCGCACCTTGCGCGCGAACTCATCCCGCAACCGGCCCAAATCGATCGCACTGAGATCCACCGTGAGCCCAGCCGCATGATCGTTTCCGGGAGCCGATGCCCGGATGGCCTCGTTGACAATCCGGTGCAACTCCTTCAGCACCTCGGTCACATCGGCGGTATCACGGTTTTCTTGTAGCTTCTTGTAGATGGCCTCAATGTTGTCATGGCGCTCCGCATAGGCAAATACGCTCGGCTCCATGAGCAACGCCTTGAAGCAGATGAAGACCTGCCGCGCCATAATTTCGAACCGGCGTTTGGCATCATCTGAGGTGTAAATGGCATTCACTGCATCCCGTAGGGCTTCGATGCGTGTGAATCCTGTGGCACCGTGAAGCCGACCGGGATCGAACCCGAGACCAATGAGATGTTGTTCGGTCAGCTCAATGGACTGAAGCAAGGCCAGCACCAGTTCAGCGATGGGGGCGACAATGTCACCGGCCTCCTCGTCCTCATCGCCCAGCGCATATTGAGCCAGTGCTTCGCGCAGGCTCTTGAGCATGCCGTTGTAATCGACAATCACCCCGCAACTCTTCCCAGGATAGATCCGGTTGGCGCGGGCAATGGCCTGCATGAGATTGTGGGCCTTCATCGGCTTGTCGAGATAGAGCGTTCCGAGGCACTCCACATCGAAGCCGGTCAGCCACATGGCACAGACGATCGCGATGCGGAAAGGGTGCTCAGGGTCCTTAAAGGCATCATCCACTGCCGTTCGTCTACCGTCTTGGGTCTGGAATCCCGTCTTCATCACCAGGCGGTGCGGGATGATGTCGAAGTCCCACTTTTTGAAATCCCGAACTTCGTTTTGTGCTTCACTGATAACGATCTCGATGATGGTGCTTGCCATCCATTGTTCCTGCCCCCGCAGTCCATCGAGCTCCTTGCTCAGGCGTTCCCTCATATCCGAGTCGACCGCCGTCGCAAGCTCCATCTCCTTGATCGGGAGAGCGGCACGAATCAGGGCCAGTGCCGCGTTCCAGCGAGGCTGGATGCGCTGAAGCATTCGCGCACAGGTGATCTTGTCGATACAGACCAGCATCGACTTCCCGCTTTGCCAACGGGTGGAACAATGCTGAACGAAATCGTCGGCCAGCTTGTCGAGACGGTCGTCCGCGGTGATCACTTCATAGTCCTGGCCCAGCAGGCGTTCGAGCAAGGCTTCCTGGTCCGGATTCAGTTCAGCTTCTTCAATCTTTGCGGCGATTCGATCGTTCAGGTCCAGCCTGGCGAGTCCCAGCTTCTCGCCCCGATTCTCATAGACCAGCTTGACGGTGGATTGGTCCTCTTCCGACCGTTTGAAATCGTAGCGGGAAATGTAGCCTCCGAAGATCCGCCGGGTGAGTTCGTCATGCTTAAAGAGCGGCGTACCGGTAAAGCCGAGAAACGAGGCGTTGGGCAGGGCCAACCGCATGTTCCGCGCAAACTTGCCGGCCTGCGTCCGGTGGGCTTCATCCGAGATGACAATGATATCGTCGCGCTCGCTGTACGGGGCAGTCACGGGCTGATTGAACTTGTGAATCAGGCTAAAGACAAACCGGTGATTCCCGCGCAGAGTTTCTTGGAGTTCTTTCCCGGAGGCGGCGCGCGGGGTCTTCTCGTCGGAGACGCCGCAGCCGACGAAGGTGCGCCAGATCTGCTCGTCCAAGTCTTCCCGGTCCGTCATCACCAGGAAGGTAAAGTTACCGGGGACCACGCGCCGCACCTTCTCCACAAAAAACGCCATGGAGTAGGATTTACCGCTGCCTTGCGTGTGCCAGAACACGCCTAGTCGTCCGAGGTCCGGATGTGCGCGTTTGAGCAGAGGTAGGTCTATCAGATCCTGCGACTGCGCGGGAGCGGCTAGTAGATAGGCCTGATCTGCCGGTACAGACTCAGCCGCGAGGGAGGGGCGTTCAATTGATGCCCGGTATTCGACAAGTCGCTGCTCCGGTGGATACTGCCGTTTCAGTTCCTCCTGGTGAATCACTGAACCCACGGCATTATTCACGCCGAGCACTTGATGATTGCGGGCGACCACCTTGCGCGT is part of the Fimbriimonadaceae bacterium genome and encodes:
- a CDS encoding type I restriction endonuclease subunit R, with the protein product MITDINSEDRLVQQTFADHLRDRLGWESVYAYNAETFGPQSLLGRSSERDVVLVRDLRAALAGLNPDLPNAAREQAIDKLTRTDFARSLIQHNRELYGCLRGGVPVEWRDDSGETCHAHARVIDFRVPENNRFLAVRELKIQGLLVPHYNRRADLVCFVNGLPLVFIELKAVYRNIRAGFDDNLTDYLSAHSIAHAFHHNAFLVVSNGDRARYGSITSKWEHFVEWKRDTESAQARVDAEALLDGMLSKDRLLDLVENFILFDESRAGGTRKVVARNHQVLGVNNAVGSVIHQEELKRQYPPEQRLVEYRASIERPSLAAESVPADQAYLLAAPAQSQDLIDLPLLKRAHPDLGRLGVFWHTQGSGKSYSMAFFVEKVRRVVPGNFTFLVMTDREDLDEQIWRTFVGCGVSDEKTPRAASGKELQETLRGNHRFVFSLIHKFNQPVTAPYSERDDIIVISDEAHRTQAGKFARNMRLALPNASFLGFTGTPLFKHDELTRRIFGGYISRYDFKRSEEDQSTVKLVYENRGEKLGLARLDLNDRIAAKIEEAELNPDQEALLERLLGQDYEVITADDRLDKLADDFVQHCSTRWQSGKSMLVCIDKITCARMLQRIQPRWNAALALIRAALPIKEMELATAVDSDMRERLSKELDGLRGQEQWMASTIIEIVISEAQNEVRDFKKWDFDIIPHRLVMKTGFQTQDGRRTAVDDAFKDPEHPFRIAIVCAMWLTGFDVECLGTLYLDKPMKAHNLMQAIARANRIYPGKSCGVIVDYNGMLKSLREALAQYALGDEDEEAGDIVAPIAELVLALLQSIELTEQHLIGLGFDPGRLHGATGFTRIEALRDAVNAIYTSDDAKRRFEIMARQVFICFKALLMEPSVFAYAERHDNIEAIYKKLQENRDTADVTEVLKELHRIVNEAIRASAPGNDHAAGLTVDLSAIDLGRLRDEFARKVRRKHAALQDIREVVEQKLAQMLAWNPMHMDYYKKYQAIIADYNREKDRATVEATFAELFALATSLDAEEKQAAEEGLSQDEYVLFQMIFREDVTKADRERLKQASKALLKSLQELLKAMENWTQNSTTQAEVKVCILDNLWESLPRPPFTDDEAEAVAGQVYDYVWQRSRAGHWGQARHDSSR